One genomic segment of Ignavibacteriota bacterium includes these proteins:
- the argH gene encoding argininosuccinate lyase → MLWGSRFNKKFDNKALEFSSSLSFDINLLEWDVKVSKAHANMLNKIGILSTIENKSIQQTLDIIQFRFNEGSWNPNVTEFEDIHSAIENELTKIIGDVGKKLHTGRSRNDQVATDVRLWIKSAVNNLLSEISNLQKSLIKVAEDNTHTIIPGYTHLQRAQPISFAFHLLAYVEMLERDKERFKFTFSQSDENVLGSGALAGSTIEIDREFTTRELGFSRISNNALDSVSNRDFILDFLHSCNLAMMHLSRLSEEIILWTSYEWNFIKLGDEFTTGSSLMPQKKNPDLAELIRGKNGRTFGNYFALLSTIKSLPLSYNRDLQEDKEGMFDSYFTLFDSVF, encoded by the coding sequence ATGTTGTGGGGTTCAAGATTTAATAAAAAATTTGATAATAAAGCTTTGGAATTTTCTTCTTCACTTTCGTTTGATATAAATTTACTTGAATGGGATGTTAAAGTAAGTAAAGCTCATGCAAATATGCTCAACAAAATTGGTATTCTATCAACTATTGAAAATAAATCCATTCAACAAACTCTTGATATAATTCAGTTTAGATTTAATGAAGGAAGTTGGAATCCAAATGTAACGGAATTTGAAGATATTCATTCAGCAATAGAAAATGAACTTACAAAAATAATTGGCGATGTTGGGAAAAAACTTCACACCGGAAGAAGCAGAAATGATCAAGTTGCAACAGATGTAAGACTTTGGATAAAAAGCGCAGTAAATAATTTATTATCAGAAATTTCAAATCTGCAAAAAAGTTTAATAAAAGTTGCGGAAGATAACACTCACACAATAATTCCGGGTTACACACATCTACAAAGAGCGCAGCCAATTTCATTTGCATTCCATTTATTAGCTTATGTCGAAATGTTGGAAAGAGATAAAGAGAGATTTAAATTTACTTTTTCACAATCAGATGAAAATGTATTAGGTTCGGGTGCTTTAGCCGGCTCTACAATTGAAATAGATAGAGAATTCACAACAAGGGAATTAGGTTTTTCAAGAATATCTAATAATGCTTTAGATTCTGTTTCCAACAGAGATTTTATTTTAGATTTTCTTCATTCATGCAATTTGGCAATGATGCACTTAAGCAGATTAAGTGAAGAAATAATTTTGTGGACTTCATACGAATGGAATTTTATAAAACTTGGTGATGAATTTACAACCGGTTCATCGCTAATGCCGCAAAAGAAAAATCCGGATTTAGCAGAATTAATTAGAGGGAAAAACGGAAGAACTTTTGGGAACTATTTTGCACTTCTTTCTACAATAAAATCACTTCCGCTTAGTTACAACAGAGATTTACAAGAAGATAAAGAAGGAATGTTCGATTCATATTTTACACTTTTCGATTCTGTTTTTTAA
- a CDS encoding T9SS type A sorting domain-containing protein, which translates to MKKLILTLLVISLFTLVNISARDFRVAQIPNGNKFSCNTCHTNGGGTPRNDFGKLVAKSFLVQSGSQFNVNWNPLLASLDADNDGVTNGQELLDPYGQWLTGSANPGDANSVTSAGLNSSKPQTTLTINFSSMTPHVGQMLYLRVYDRTDMKEVGRTSSTISENFTLTLDVLLAGHSYYIDFFADHNSNGLYDIPPTDHAWRLELPEAQGNDILEFIHNTNFTNIDWNYLLTINFTEMTPHIGQLLEIRLEDDLTSEEIIRKRIEFVPSANFTIELPGIVVGREYKIEMYADHNGNGSYDAPPTDHAYEIKFENNTGNFSTTFTHNTDFKDIGWKYLLTLNLLNMTPHDNQQIFVRVLRNDTGEEIGRKSAIIPGANFSISIPQIELGHDYKIDFFADHNGNGSYDAPPTDHAWRINFNSSTGNFVTNFIHNTSFTDIQWNDVTSVEDNVLSEIPKQFSLSQNYPNPFNPVTKIRFALPEASVVKVKIYDIIGREVATILNKNLSAGSHELPFDASNLESGVYVYRISANNFSDSKKMILMK; encoded by the coding sequence ATGAAAAAGTTAATTTTGACTTTGTTAGTCATTTCCTTATTTACATTAGTTAATATTTCAGCAAGAGATTTTAGAGTTGCACAAATTCCAAACGGAAATAAATTTAGTTGTAATACTTGCCATACAAATGGCGGAGGTACTCCAAGAAATGATTTTGGTAAACTTGTTGCAAAATCTTTTTTAGTACAAAGTGGTTCACAATTTAATGTTAATTGGAATCCTTTATTAGCAAGTCTTGATGCCGATAACGACGGTGTTACAAATGGTCAAGAATTATTAGATCCATACGGTCAATGGTTAACTGGAAGTGCAAATCCCGGTGATGCAAATTCAGTTACATCGGCTGGGTTAAATAGTTCAAAACCGCAAACAACTCTTACAATTAATTTTTCTTCAATGACACCGCATGTTGGTCAAATGTTATATTTAAGAGTTTATGATCGAACTGATATGAAAGAAGTTGGAAGAACTTCTTCAACAATCAGTGAAAATTTTACTCTTACTTTAGATGTTCTTCTCGCAGGTCATTCATATTACATTGATTTTTTTGCGGATCATAATAGTAATGGATTGTATGATATTCCTCCAACAGATCATGCTTGGAGACTTGAATTACCGGAGGCACAAGGGAATGATATTTTAGAATTTATTCATAATACAAATTTTACCAACATTGATTGGAATTATTTGCTGACAATAAACTTTACAGAAATGACTCCGCATATTGGGCAGTTGTTAGAAATTAGATTAGAAGATGATTTAACATCGGAAGAAATAATTAGAAAAAGAATAGAATTTGTTCCTTCGGCAAATTTTACAATTGAACTTCCGGGAATAGTTGTTGGCAGGGAATACAAAATTGAAATGTATGCTGATCATAATGGAAATGGAAGTTATGACGCTCCTCCTACTGATCATGCATATGAAATCAAGTTTGAAAATAACACAGGTAATTTTTCAACAACATTTACTCATAATACTGATTTCAAAGATATTGGCTGGAAATATTTACTTACTTTAAATTTATTGAATATGACCCCGCATGACAATCAGCAAATTTTTGTAAGAGTTTTACGAAATGATACCGGTGAAGAAATAGGAAGAAAATCTGCAATTATTCCAGGTGCAAATTTTTCAATCAGCATTCCTCAAATTGAATTAGGTCATGATTATAAAATTGATTTTTTTGCAGATCATAATGGAAATGGAAGTTATGACGCTCCTCCCACAGATCATGCGTGGAGAATAAATTTTAATAGTTCTACCGGAAATTTTGTAACTAATTTTATTCACAATACAAGTTTTACTGATATTCAGTGGAACGATGTTACAAGTGTTGAAGATAATGTTCTTTCTGAAATACCAAAACAATTTTCATTATCTCAGAATTATCCTAATCCGTTTAATCCAGTTACAAAAATAAGATTTGCTTTGCCCGAAGCATCGGTTGTAAAAGTAAAGATTTACGATATTATTGGTAGGGAAGTTGCAACAATCTTAAATAAAAATTTATCAGCCGGAAGCCATGAATTACCGTTTGATGCAAGTAATTTGGAGAGCGGAGTTTATGTTTACAGAATTTCCGCAAATAATTTTTCTGATTCAAAGAAAATGATTTTAATGAAGTAA
- a CDS encoding arginine deiminase has translation MKININSEIGELEKVIIHTPGHEVENMTPQNAERALYSDILNLSVASKEYVQFKKVLKKITNVYEVSDLLKTLLNYEESKIKLITKICNKENVPEIIELLLEIPNQVLAKELIEGVPVKEFNLTKYLSDERYELQPLHNFFFTRDASISINNKVLIGKLANQVREREAIIMDGIFNCKNIFNTEVVNPSFIPNSKTTIEGGDILIAREDILLIGVGARTTPQGIDYLIEHFKQSKRKINIIAQVLPKQPESFIHLDMVFTILDNDKCLIYSPVILNNHAFESIHISIDNGKVKSINEDNNLLQSLSKLGMDLKPIYCGGESDHWIQEREQWHSGANFFAVAPGKIIGYNRNEYTIEAINQNGFEVIKSKDIISNKIGLNDYKKFVITIDGAELARGGGGCRCMTMPISRKNI, from the coding sequence ATGAAAATAAATATTAATTCTGAAATTGGTGAATTAGAAAAAGTTATAATTCATACTCCGGGACACGAAGTAGAAAATATGACGCCGCAAAATGCCGAAAGAGCTTTGTACAGTGATATTTTGAATTTATCGGTTGCTTCTAAAGAATATGTACAATTTAAAAAAGTGTTGAAAAAAATTACAAATGTTTATGAAGTTAGTGATTTACTTAAAACTTTATTGAATTATGAAGAATCAAAAATTAAATTAATTACTAAAATTTGCAACAAAGAAAATGTTCCGGAAATTATTGAATTATTGTTGGAAATACCAAATCAAGTTTTGGCAAAAGAATTGATTGAAGGGGTTCCGGTAAAAGAATTTAATTTAACAAAATATTTAAGTGATGAAAGATATGAATTACAGCCGCTACATAATTTTTTCTTCACAAGAGATGCGTCAATTTCTATCAACAATAAAGTGTTAATCGGAAAACTTGCAAATCAAGTTCGTGAACGAGAAGCAATAATTATGGATGGAATTTTTAATTGTAAAAATATTTTTAACACCGAAGTTGTTAATCCAAGTTTTATTCCTAATTCCAAAACAACAATTGAAGGCGGCGATATTTTAATTGCACGCGAAGATATTTTGTTAATTGGAGTTGGGGCGAGAACTACACCGCAAGGAATAGATTATTTGATAGAACATTTTAAGCAGTCAAAACGTAAGATTAATATTATTGCGCAAGTTTTACCAAAACAGCCGGAATCTTTTATTCACCTCGATATGGTTTTTACAATTTTAGATAATGATAAATGTTTAATTTATTCTCCGGTAATTTTGAATAATCACGCATTTGAATCTATCCATATTTCAATTGATAACGGAAAAGTGAAAAGTATTAACGAAGACAATAATTTACTTCAATCACTTTCAAAATTAGGTATGGATTTGAAGCCAATTTATTGCGGCGGAGAAAGCGATCATTGGATTCAAGAAAGAGAACAATGGCATAGCGGCGCTAATTTTTTTGCTGTAGCTCCCGGAAAAATTATTGGATATAACAGAAATGAATACACAATTGAAGCAATCAATCAAAATGGTTTTGAAGTTATAAAATCAAAAGATATTATAAGTAATAAAATTGGATTAAACGATTACAAAAAATTTGTTATTACAATTGATGGAGCTGAGCTTGCCCGCGGCGGCGGCGGCTGCAGATGTATGACAATGCCAATCAGCAGAAAAAATATTTAG
- a CDS encoding argininosuccinate synthase, with translation MQNNKIVVAYSGGLDTSVMVKWLSKKYNAEIITVTGNLGQKSEIVNIEEKALSTGASKAYVVNLQKEFIEEYAFKALKGGALYEGEYPLATAIGRPLLAKLMVEIAQKENANMIAHGCTGKGNDQVRFEVGMKTLDPSIQILAPLRTWEFKSREEEIIYAKENNIPISANLQKLYSIDENIWGIATECGILEDTAEAPPEDAYQITTNPKDAPQKSEIIKITFEKGIPVKLDGVEMPGAQLVSTLNDIGGKHGIGRLDIIENRVVGIKSREVYEAPGAIILHEAHRQLEKLTLDKDTFRYKQNASNTYANLIYDGFWFTPLFESLTAFFDKVQERVSGDVTLELYKGTIKILARISENSLYNQELATYTEEDTFNHKDAEGFINITSLPHQVITRHTKKEFEKVKSL, from the coding sequence ATGCAAAACAACAAAATAGTTGTGGCTTATTCCGGAGGATTAGACACAAGTGTAATGGTAAAATGGTTAAGTAAAAAGTACAATGCTGAAATCATTACAGTTACCGGAAATTTAGGACAAAAATCTGAAATAGTTAATATTGAAGAAAAGGCATTAAGCACCGGAGCTTCAAAAGCATACGTAGTTAATTTGCAAAAAGAATTTATTGAAGAATATGCTTTTAAAGCTTTGAAAGGCGGAGCACTTTACGAAGGAGAATATCCGCTTGCAACAGCTATCGGTCGCCCTTTATTAGCCAAGCTTATGGTTGAAATTGCACAAAAAGAAAATGCAAACATGATTGCTCACGGCTGTACCGGCAAAGGAAATGATCAAGTTAGATTTGAAGTTGGAATGAAAACTTTGGATCCTAGTATTCAAATTCTTGCACCGTTAAGAACTTGGGAATTTAAAAGCAGAGAAGAAGAAATAATTTATGCGAAGGAAAATAATATCCCCATTTCTGCAAATCTTCAAAAATTATATTCTATTGATGAAAACATTTGGGGAATTGCAACCGAGTGCGGAATCTTAGAAGATACTGCTGAAGCCCCGCCGGAAGATGCATATCAAATAACTACAAATCCGAAAGATGCACCGCAAAAATCTGAAATTATTAAAATTACTTTTGAAAAAGGAATTCCGGTTAAGTTAGATGGCGTTGAAATGCCCGGAGCTCAATTGGTTAGCACATTGAATGATATTGGAGGAAAACATGGAATTGGAAGATTAGATATTATTGAAAATAGAGTTGTTGGAATTAAATCAAGAGAAGTTTACGAAGCACCCGGAGCAATTATTTTACATGAAGCTCACAGACAATTAGAAAAACTCACTTTGGATAAAGATACATTCAGATATAAACAAAATGCATCAAACACTTATGCAAATTTAATTTATGACGGATTTTGGTTCACACCTTTATTTGAATCGCTAACAGCATTTTTCGATAAAGTTCAAGAAAGAGTAAGCGGAGATGTAACTTTAGAACTTTATAAAGGAACAATAAAAATTCTTGCAAGAATTTCGGAAAATAGTTTGTATAATCAAGAATTGGCAACTTACACTGAAGAAGATACATTTAATCATAAAGATGCTGAAGGTTTTATAAATATTACAAGTTTACCGCATCAAGTAATTACCAGACACACAAAAAAAGAATTCGAAAAGGTTAAAAGTTTATAA
- a CDS encoding glycosyltransferase family 2 protein, producing the protein MQLYKNFKPDVSIILPTFNRENYLERSINSVINQTFTNWELLIIDDGSEDKTFEFVNKFLMNDERIKYQKHKNKGLPISLNTGIQISSGKYLTFLGSDDEYKSNHIEVRFEEIEKDKNIDCLFGGLEIIGDEFVKDKNDLTKLVHLNDCAVGGTFFGKREMFVEMNGFRNINYAEDSDFYDRAKISYNFKKVNFQTYIYYRNTPDSICNNI; encoded by the coding sequence ATGCAATTATACAAAAACTTTAAACCGGATGTTTCTATAATTCTGCCGACTTTTAATCGCGAAAATTATTTGGAAAGAAGTATAAATTCTGTGATTAACCAAACTTTTACAAATTGGGAATTACTAATAATTGATGACGGAAGTGAAGATAAAACTTTTGAGTTCGTAAATAAATTTTTAATGAATGATGAAAGAATAAAATACCAAAAACATAAAAATAAAGGTTTGCCGATTTCTTTAAATACCGGGATTCAAATTTCTTCTGGAAAATATTTAACATTTTTAGGAAGCGATGATGAATATAAATCAAATCACATTGAAGTAAGATTTGAGGAAATAGAAAAAGATAAAAATATTGATTGTTTGTTTGGCGGATTGGAAATAATCGGCGATGAATTTGTAAAAGATAAAAATGATTTAACAAAATTAGTTCATTTAAATGATTGTGCAGTTGGCGGAACATTTTTTGGTAAAAGAGAAATGTTTGTTGAAATGAATGGTTTTAGAAATATAAATTATGCAGAAGATTCTGATTTTTATGATAGAGCAAAAATAAGTTACAATTTTAAAAAAGTAAATTTTCAAACTTACATTTACTACAGAAATACTCCGGATAGTATTTGTAATAATATTTAA
- a CDS encoding DUF1028 domain-containing protein → MKIKNLISLIIIFPIILNAQNFFTTEPFAHTFSIVARDSVTGEMGVAVQSHWFAVGTIVSWGEAGVGVVATQSFVNPSFGPRGLALLKQGLNAKQVLNLLIESDEGRDFRQLAILDAKGNSAAYTGKNCVDDAGHIEEKNYSVQANMMENNTVWNAMSEAFKNSKGKLAERLLIALEAAQNAGGDIRGKQSASILVVRANPTGNIWQDRLVDIRVDDHPAPIEEIKRILKVHRAYEHMNNGDLAIEHNDMDLAMKEYSTAESMFPENEEMKYWHAVTLANIGKVDESLLLFKEVFSKNKNWIKLTPRLIKSKLLNVTEEQLTKILNQANKK, encoded by the coding sequence ATGAAAATTAAAAATCTAATATCATTAATTATAATATTCCCAATAATTTTAAATGCACAAAATTTTTTCACCACAGAACCTTTTGCCCATACTTTTTCAATTGTTGCAAGAGATTCTGTTACCGGAGAAATGGGAGTTGCAGTTCAATCGCATTGGTTTGCTGTTGGAACAATTGTTTCTTGGGGTGAAGCCGGTGTTGGAGTTGTCGCAACTCAATCTTTTGTAAATCCTTCATTCGGACCAAGAGGTTTGGCTCTTTTAAAACAAGGATTAAATGCAAAACAAGTTTTAAATCTTTTAATTGAATCAGATGAAGGAAGAGATTTTAGACAGTTGGCAATACTTGATGCAAAAGGAAATTCCGCAGCTTACACCGGAAAAAATTGTGTGGATGATGCCGGGCATATTGAAGAAAAAAATTATTCAGTTCAAGCAAATATGATGGAAAATAATACAGTTTGGAATGCGATGTCGGAAGCTTTCAAAAATTCAAAAGGTAAATTGGCAGAAAGATTATTAATTGCTCTTGAAGCCGCACAAAATGCCGGCGGAGATATTAGAGGAAAACAATCCGCATCAATTTTAGTTGTTAGAGCAAATCCCACTGGAAATATTTGGCAAGATCGGCTTGTAGATATTAGGGTTGATGACCATCCGGCACCAATTGAGGAAATTAAAAGAATTCTAAAAGTTCACAGAGCTTATGAGCATATGAATAATGGAGATCTGGCAATAGAACATAATGATATGGATTTGGCAATGAAGGAATATTCTACCGCAGAATCTATGTTCCCGGAAAATGAAGAAATGAAATATTGGCATGCTGTTACGCTTGCAAATATTGGAAAAGTTGATGAATCTTTACTGTTATTTAAGGAAGTTTTTTCGAAAAATAAAAATTGGATTAAATTAACTCCAAGGCTTATTAAATCAAAACTTTTAAATGTGACCGAGGAACAGCTTACTAAAATACTAAATCAAGCAAATAAAAAATAG
- a CDS encoding Crp/Fnr family transcriptional regulator produces MNNQLKEIIPFFISASNSIEAEFSNNVISHSFKKGTFITMEGDKCNYFPIIKTGVIRVYKVGNTGQEITLYRINPGESCILTISCLLAQNNFPAIAVVEKDCEVLLVTADKIREWIRKYDMWAEYIYNYLSKVLMNVLKIIENISFKKIDVRIIEYLIEQNSKLGKTLELTHQQIAYDIGTAREVVSRTLKELESQNIISQTRGKIIINHLTELNKRLTYLQ; encoded by the coding sequence ATGAATAATCAATTAAAAGAAATAATTCCTTTTTTTATTTCTGCCTCAAACTCTATTGAAGCGGAATTTTCAAACAATGTAATTTCACATTCATTTAAAAAAGGAACATTTATAACGATGGAAGGAGATAAGTGTAATTATTTTCCAATAATAAAAACGGGCGTAATTAGAGTTTATAAAGTTGGTAACACCGGACAAGAAATTACACTGTATAGAATAAACCCTGGTGAAAGCTGCATTTTAACAATTTCATGTTTGTTAGCGCAAAATAATTTTCCGGCAATTGCTGTTGTTGAAAAAGATTGTGAAGTTTTACTTGTAACAGCGGATAAAATTCGCGAATGGATTAGAAAATATGATATGTGGGCAGAATATATTTATAATTATTTATCAAAAGTATTGATGAATGTTTTGAAAATAATTGAAAATATTTCCTTCAAAAAAATTGATGTAAGAATAATAGAATATTTAATTGAACAAAATTCTAAACTAGGAAAAACTCTGGAATTAACACATCAGCAAATTGCTTATGATATTGGAACGGCGCGCGAAGTTGTGAGCAGAACTCTAAAAGAATTAGAATCACAAAATATTATTTCCCAAACACGCGGAAAAATTATTATCAATCACCTAACCGAACTGAATAAAAGACTTACTTATCTGCAGTAA
- a CDS encoding glycosyltransferase family 4 protein: MNILAINWRCIKNPEMGGAEIHFHEIFKRIAAKGHKVTLVAHHFDNSPQREIVDGIEILRIGNKFLFNKQFKHFYQKNLVKNNYDLIVDDISKIPLNTSKYISKPIVGILHHIHGNSLYKEIPFPLAYYIIQKEKQIPQNYNSTPIFTVSESTQNELVELGFKKELTSILHNSINHKLFEKIEIKKSKTPTLVYVGRIKKYKNIKFIIDALPNLISEFPEIKLFIGGKGDDEENLKNYVSEKKLEKFVTFLGFLTEEEKAELLGNSWIFVTMAEKEGWGITVIEANAMKTPAIGSNVHGLRDSIKNNETGFLVKLGDTKKLSEKISEILRNKNELNRISENAYNWSKKFNWDKSAEHFLQKTAEWYPQLKSKI; the protein is encoded by the coding sequence TTGAATATTTTAGCAATTAATTGGCGATGCATCAAAAATCCGGAAATGGGCGGTGCAGAAATTCATTTCCACGAAATCTTTAAAAGAATTGCCGCAAAAGGTCATAAAGTAACTTTGGTTGCTCACCATTTTGATAATTCTCCGCAAAGAGAAATTGTTGATGGAATTGAAATTCTGCGAATTGGAAATAAATTTTTGTTCAATAAACAGTTCAAACACTTCTACCAAAAAAATTTAGTGAAAAATAATTACGATTTAATTGTTGACGATATCTCAAAAATTCCGTTAAATACTTCAAAATATATTTCAAAACCAATTGTTGGAATTCTTCATCACATTCACGGAAATTCACTTTACAAAGAAATTCCCTTTCCGCTTGCGTATTATATTATTCAGAAGGAAAAGCAAATTCCGCAAAATTATAATTCAACTCCAATATTTACTGTTTCCGAAAGTACGCAAAATGAACTTGTAGAATTAGGATTTAAAAAAGAATTGACTTCAATTTTGCACAATTCAATAAATCATAAATTGTTTGAAAAAATTGAAATTAAGAAAAGTAAAACTCCAACTTTGGTTTACGTTGGAAGAATTAAAAAATATAAAAACATAAAATTTATAATTGATGCTTTGCCGAATTTGATTTCCGAATTTCCTGAAATAAAATTATTTATCGGCGGCAAAGGTGATGATGAAGAAAATTTAAAAAATTATGTTTCCGAAAAAAAATTAGAAAAGTTTGTAACATTTTTGGGATTTTTAACCGAAGAAGAAAAAGCCGAACTTTTGGGAAATTCGTGGATTTTTGTAACAATGGCGGAAAAAGAAGGCTGGGGAATTACAGTAATTGAAGCAAACGCAATGAAAACTCCGGCAATTGGTTCAAATGTTCATGGATTGAGAGATTCGATAAAAAATAATGAAACGGGATTTTTAGTAAAACTTGGCGATACAAAAAAACTTTCTGAAAAAATTTCTGAAATATTGCGAAATAAAAATGAGTTAAATAGAATTTCAGAAAATGCTTATAATTGGTCAAAAAAATTTAATTGGGATAAATCGGCTGAACATTTTCTTCAGAAAACCGCAGAATGGTATCCGCAGCTAAAGTCAAAAATTTAA
- a CDS encoding YceI family protein, producing the protein MKTKIFMYLFISFSSILNLIASEFHVKKSDKNSVKFISDAPIEDFEGVTNNIDGYLYFENELEINSQLHFEVDLRTLDTGIGLRNRHMRENYLETDDYPMAAYSGKIVKSEKISENKFKVNLNGEMNIHGVNKKQNIEGIVEFIGDEIKVTTNFNVKLSDHKIEVPSLMFVKIDENMDLHVNFFLEKAK; encoded by the coding sequence ATGAAAACAAAAATATTTATGTATCTGTTTATTTCATTTTCTTCAATTTTAAATTTAATAGCTTCAGAATTTCATGTTAAAAAATCAGATAAAAATTCTGTGAAATTTATTTCTGATGCGCCGATTGAAGATTTTGAAGGTGTTACAAATAATATTGATGGATATCTTTATTTTGAAAATGAACTTGAAATAAACAGTCAATTGCATTTTGAAGTTGATCTAAGAACTTTGGATACCGGAATTGGATTGCGTAACAGACACATGCGCGAAAATTATTTAGAAACGGATGATTATCCAATGGCTGCATATTCGGGCAAAATTGTAAAATCAGAAAAAATTTCTGAAAATAAATTTAAAGTAAACTTAAATGGCGAAATGAATATTCACGGAGTTAACAAGAAACAAAATATTGAAGGAATTGTTGAGTTTATTGGCGATGAAATAAAAGTAACTACAAATTTTAATGTAAAACTTTCTGATCATAAAATTGAAGTTCCTAGTTTGATGTTTGTAAAAATTGATGAAAATATGGATTTACATGTCAACTTTTTTTTAGAAAAAGCAAAATAA
- a CDS encoding class I SAM-dependent RNA methyltransferase codes for MKNENNLQTFIAKTPFGLEEILEKELINIGAKNVSKLVRAVEFKGDLKILYKANLALRTSFRILKPIFEFKAHNADQLYNKTKEFNWAKLISPNDTIAIDGVVSSEFFKHSKYAALKVKDAIVDQIRDAKGNRPNVELKNPTFRINVHIENNNCSILLDSSGESLHKRGYRKSASEAPLNEVLAAGMIQLSEWNCNSNFVDPMCGSGTLLIEAAMIAKNIAPNFNRNHFGFMNWKDFDRNLFEEVKSELIQNQKKFEHKIIGNDINKNSIENAKENVKNANLQNDIIFEISDFRNLDLKIEPGIIITNPPYDERIKIDDIKKFYKEFGDTLKQKFTGFDVWVLSANSDAMKSIGLRTSKRLHLYNGALESRFYNYKLYEGSLKKKFGEN; via the coding sequence ATGAAAAATGAAAATAATCTGCAAACATTTATCGCAAAAACTCCATTTGGTTTAGAAGAAATTCTTGAAAAAGAACTTATAAATATTGGGGCAAAGAATGTTTCAAAATTAGTTAGAGCCGTAGAATTTAAAGGCGATTTGAAAATTCTATACAAAGCTAATTTAGCTTTAAGAACTTCCTTCAGAATTTTAAAACCTATTTTTGAATTTAAAGCTCACAATGCAGATCAGCTTTATAATAAAACAAAAGAATTTAATTGGGCAAAATTAATTTCACCGAATGACACAATTGCCATTGACGGGGTTGTAAGTTCCGAGTTTTTCAAACATTCCAAATATGCAGCGCTAAAAGTTAAAGATGCAATCGTTGATCAAATAAGAGATGCAAAAGGAAATCGCCCAAATGTTGAATTAAAAAATCCCACTTTCAGAATTAATGTTCACATCGAAAATAATAATTGCTCAATATTATTAGATAGTTCCGGCGAATCTTTGCACAAAAGAGGATATAGAAAAAGTGCTAGTGAAGCTCCGCTTAATGAAGTTTTGGCTGCCGGAATGATTCAACTTTCCGAATGGAATTGTAATTCAAATTTTGTTGATCCAATGTGCGGAAGCGGAACTTTGCTAATTGAAGCCGCGATGATTGCTAAAAATATTGCACCAAATTTTAATAGAAATCATTTTGGATTTATGAATTGGAAGGATTTTGATAGAAATTTATTTGAAGAAGTAAAATCAGAGTTAATTCAAAATCAAAAAAAGTTTGAGCACAAAATTATTGGGAATGATATAAATAAAAATTCGATTGAGAATGCAAAAGAAAATGTTAAAAACGCAAATTTGCAAAATGATATAATTTTTGAAATTAGTGATTTCAGAAATCTTGATTTGAAAATTGAGCCGGGAATTATAATTACAAATCCTCCTTACGATGAAAGAATAAAAATTGATGATATTAAAAAATTCTACAAAGAATTTGGCGATACTTTAAAACAAAAATTTACGGGATTTGATGTTTGGGTTTTAAGTGCAAATTCCGATGCAATGAAAAGTATTGGCTTGCGAACATCGAAAAGATTGCATTTGTACAACGGAGCTTTGGAAAGCAGATTTTATAATTATAAACTTTACGAAGGAAGTTTGAAGAAAAAATTTGGTGAAAATTAA
- a CDS encoding DUF2892 domain-containing protein, whose product MQKNVGGIDKNIRFILGVSIIIIGYLNNTWLGAIGIVPIFTALIGWCPFYVPLKLSTLSKKEKN is encoded by the coding sequence ATGCAAAAAAATGTTGGCGGCATCGATAAAAATATAAGATTCATATTAGGAGTTTCAATAATAATTATTGGCTATTTAAATAATACATGGTTGGGAGCAATTGGCATTGTTCCAATATTTACAGCATTAATCGGATGGTGTCCGTTTTATGTTCCTTTAAAATTATCAACATTATCAAAAAAAGAAAAAAATTAG